From Humisphaera borealis, the proteins below share one genomic window:
- a CDS encoding sensor histidine kinase, which produces MTSVLFRYLFAVGVVLAAGGIRWWLGQTYGVLPPFLTFYPAVLLVASVAGGEPGILATLASTLLADYLFIPPCGSISVTSTSDFLSLSIFAGCNLCLCVLGDRLRQTRQVEAVAQQTELQKRAEAELLQTNDRLRLFAAHAPAAIAMLDDRMRYVAVSQRWLSDYGMRGKDVIGQCHYEMFPEIPERWKMIHRRCLAGAVERAEEDPFVRADGNTQWLRWEVRPWNIAAAKAGGIIVFSEDITERKRAEAEILELNEHLRSKVAELEALFAVIPIGVAVAEDAECRTIRANAVLSKMLGTPVTANVSKSAPLDQRPGYRAMRDGAELAPDDLPLQVAARTGHQVENFEIDVVPVDGPAVPIAANARPLLDSLGKPRGAVGVFWDMTELKQAESLRVAKEAAEIANRAKDDFLAAVTHDLRTPISAIRLHAEILRRLNSSPELRDSIGWIEQSAKDQSRLIDDILDTTRILHGKLRIELLRVDLVPVVRAAMTTVAPFAGERGVQLVLDQPEDFPLFVEGDSLRLQQICWNLLTNAVKFSPRGSLVRIRPGRESTHISIQVIDQGKGIEPDFLPHVFDRMSQTGDHHSRRLGLGLGLYIVRELVQLHGGSVRAESEGAGRGATFYVQLPLHRTT; this is translated from the coding sequence GTGACGTCAGTGCTCTTTCGCTACCTGTTCGCCGTGGGGGTCGTCCTAGCTGCCGGAGGCATTCGATGGTGGCTCGGACAGACGTATGGGGTTTTGCCGCCGTTCCTTACGTTTTATCCGGCGGTTCTGCTGGTGGCGAGCGTTGCCGGCGGCGAACCCGGGATTCTGGCCACGCTCGCGTCGACACTGCTCGCTGACTATCTGTTTATTCCGCCCTGCGGTTCGATCAGCGTTACCTCAACCAGCGACTTCCTGTCTCTTTCCATTTTTGCAGGCTGCAACCTCTGTCTCTGCGTCCTGGGCGATCGCCTTCGCCAGACCCGACAGGTGGAAGCCGTCGCGCAGCAGACGGAACTTCAAAAACGCGCCGAAGCCGAGCTGTTGCAGACCAACGACCGGCTTCGGTTATTCGCGGCACATGCTCCGGCCGCTATCGCCATGCTCGATGATCGGATGCGATATGTCGCGGTCAGCCAGCGGTGGCTGAGCGACTATGGCATGCGGGGAAAAGATGTCATCGGCCAATGCCACTACGAGATGTTTCCTGAAATTCCAGAGCGATGGAAGATGATCCATCGACGGTGTCTTGCCGGAGCGGTTGAACGAGCGGAAGAAGATCCATTTGTGCGGGCCGATGGCAACACGCAGTGGCTTCGATGGGAGGTTCGTCCGTGGAATATCGCGGCTGCGAAGGCGGGTGGCATCATTGTTTTCAGCGAAGACATCACGGAACGAAAGCGGGCCGAGGCAGAGATACTGGAACTGAACGAACATCTCCGATCGAAGGTTGCGGAACTCGAGGCCCTCTTTGCGGTCATTCCGATCGGGGTGGCGGTCGCCGAGGACGCAGAGTGCCGCACGATCCGAGCCAACGCAGTGCTGTCGAAGATGCTGGGCACGCCTGTCACCGCCAACGTCTCGAAGAGTGCGCCGCTCGACCAGCGACCCGGATACCGGGCGATGCGGGACGGGGCGGAACTGGCCCCTGACGACCTTCCGCTTCAAGTTGCCGCCAGGACGGGCCATCAGGTCGAGAACTTCGAAATTGATGTCGTGCCTGTAGACGGGCCGGCAGTACCGATTGCCGCGAATGCCAGGCCCCTTCTAGACAGTCTGGGAAAGCCGCGTGGCGCGGTGGGCGTGTTCTGGGACATGACAGAACTCAAACAAGCCGAATCGCTCCGCGTGGCCAAGGAAGCCGCCGAGATCGCGAACCGTGCCAAGGATGACTTCCTCGCGGCCGTCACGCACGACCTGAGAACACCGATCAGTGCGATTCGTCTTCACGCCGAGATTCTGCGGCGGCTGAACTCGTCACCAGAACTGCGCGATAGCATCGGATGGATCGAGCAATCGGCCAAAGATCAATCCAGGTTGATTGATGACATCCTGGATACGACGCGAATCCTGCATGGGAAGCTGCGGATTGAACTTCTCCGGGTGGACCTCGTGCCAGTCGTCAGGGCGGCCATGACGACGGTCGCACCGTTCGCCGGGGAGCGCGGAGTACAGCTCGTTCTCGATCAGCCGGAAGATTTCCCGTTATTTGTCGAGGGTGATTCGCTTCGGCTTCAGCAGATCTGCTGGAACCTTCTGACGAACGCCGTCAAGTTCAGCCCGCGTGGGTCTCTGGTTCGAATTCGGCCCGGCCGGGAGTCGACGCACATTTCCATTCAGGTGATCGATCAAGGCAAGGGGATCGAGCCCGACTTCCTGCCGCACGTATTCGACCGCATGTCGCAGACGGGAGATCATCATTCACGCAGGCTCGGCCTGGGACTGGGGTTGTACATCGTTCGCGAGCTGGTCCAGCTTCATGGCGGATCGGTTCGGGCAGAAAGCGAGGGGGCGGGACGAGGCGCGACATTCTACGTCCAGCTGCCCCTTCATCGAACAACCTGA
- a CDS encoding DUF1588 domain-containing protein, with amino-acid sequence MKPSLLVAVVFAVATHASGAESKPASTPPLPFRVDEKVLTLLDNYCFSCHNADNQKGDVKLDDLGRLSLDARLDLLNRVQEQLFTGEMPPKKKKPPTEDERALLTEWIGGELRKHNASKLEDKLRKPEFGNVVDHDKLFSGKFKDLPGFTPDRRWLISEYIFNAKFNKLLDHTAPLNVDGKNHQVIGNNNRRANLTNPFLLPTHSGVRYYDTTMLDGGHLLTMLTNAKESSAYLMELSRKKNYLTAVTAIMASQWDHEKILLARENYLKLNIEALLRDLYKEKHDSLLPAFVATKPAPPAATMGADGRPLKKPVFDTAKPSNDELAQIWSGMRKHGTDSVEGEKLVLKCEQEWFHHGVNQRTIETRLLFMRGYMDELVKRMPKATPANSKPPVAAEMDTIRAALLKHRQAGDTYAAVIARCMADWSDGFQREREKAKVTDQAIAQLVEQLFAKVIERAPTQKEAAEYVTLTKGYLPNLGNEKAIERLIQTLILRSDFVYRQEFGEGTADQYGRKMLSPRDASFALAYALTDSSPDKELQEAVKNGKLNTREDYRREVERMLKVRSQYYIVDETVERGGHDSFTDLPIRKLRFFREFFGYPAMQSIFKDNKRFGGNYVNAAGRIVSEADMLVEYILKQDQNVFERLLTTEDFYVYHSGDDKAMAASTALIRSIYDYFKDKDWKNFNDDQLRAHIPFLKANPMPGLNLDAIGKVGGRSNQLKIFKDMMANYAQRLGKGETVTAPFSSVFGVPSAAKTRTGKQLGGSEVAKAFNLDMVSWNYPTAQPAKMEHRKGILTHPAWLIAFAANTETDPIRRGKWVREKLLAGTIPDVPVTVDAVIPEDHHKTLRQRLDKVTQAEYCWKCHERMNPLGTAFEIYDDFGRFRTQESLEHPDNLIKKMPDKGAPEADLRDIYKTLPVDAKGQLVGTGDAKLDGDVSNAIELTERLAKSAKVRQSIIRHAFRYFLGRNEVLSDSKTLIDADQAYVKSGGSFDAVIVSLLTSDSFIYRKPITDGNNP; translated from the coding sequence ATGAAACCGAGTCTTTTGGTAGCAGTCGTTTTCGCCGTCGCGACCCACGCGTCGGGTGCCGAAAGCAAACCAGCATCTACCCCACCGTTGCCGTTCCGGGTTGACGAGAAGGTGCTGACGCTACTCGATAACTACTGTTTCTCCTGCCATAACGCTGACAACCAAAAAGGCGACGTTAAGCTCGACGATCTCGGGAGGCTCTCGCTGGATGCTCGATTGGATCTGCTGAACCGCGTCCAGGAGCAGCTCTTCACCGGCGAGATGCCGCCAAAGAAAAAGAAGCCGCCCACGGAAGACGAACGAGCCCTCCTGACGGAGTGGATCGGCGGGGAATTGCGGAAGCACAATGCCTCGAAGCTGGAAGACAAGCTGCGTAAGCCGGAGTTCGGCAACGTCGTGGATCACGACAAGTTGTTTTCCGGGAAGTTCAAGGACCTCCCCGGCTTCACCCCCGACCGTCGCTGGCTGATCAGCGAATACATCTTCAACGCGAAGTTTAACAAACTGCTGGACCACACCGCCCCACTCAATGTTGACGGCAAGAACCACCAGGTCATTGGCAACAACAACCGCCGGGCAAACCTGACCAATCCGTTTCTCCTGCCGACGCACAGCGGCGTGCGCTATTACGACACGACGATGCTGGATGGCGGCCATCTGTTAACGATGCTCACCAATGCCAAGGAATCGTCGGCATACCTGATGGAACTCAGCAGGAAGAAGAACTACTTAACTGCTGTCACGGCCATCATGGCGTCGCAGTGGGATCATGAAAAGATCCTTCTGGCGCGCGAGAACTATCTGAAGTTGAACATCGAGGCGTTGCTGCGCGACCTCTACAAGGAGAAGCACGACAGCCTGCTGCCGGCCTTCGTCGCGACAAAGCCGGCGCCTCCCGCTGCCACCATGGGTGCCGACGGCAGGCCGCTCAAGAAGCCTGTGTTCGATACGGCAAAGCCGTCGAACGACGAACTGGCACAGATCTGGTCCGGCATGAGGAAGCACGGCACAGACAGTGTCGAAGGGGAGAAACTGGTCCTGAAGTGCGAACAGGAGTGGTTCCATCATGGCGTGAACCAGCGCACGATTGAAACGCGCCTGCTTTTCATGCGTGGCTACATGGATGAGTTGGTCAAGCGCATGCCCAAGGCCACTCCCGCCAACAGCAAACCTCCCGTCGCCGCCGAAATGGATACCATCCGCGCCGCGCTACTGAAGCATCGCCAGGCGGGCGACACCTACGCTGCGGTGATCGCCAGGTGCATGGCCGACTGGAGCGACGGATTCCAACGCGAACGGGAAAAAGCCAAGGTCACCGACCAGGCCATCGCCCAGCTCGTCGAACAGCTGTTCGCCAAGGTGATTGAACGTGCCCCGACGCAAAAGGAAGCAGCGGAATACGTCACGCTCACCAAGGGCTATCTTCCAAACCTGGGCAACGAGAAGGCGATTGAGCGGCTCATTCAGACGCTCATCCTCCGAAGCGATTTCGTCTATCGGCAGGAGTTTGGTGAGGGCACCGCAGACCAGTACGGCCGCAAGATGCTTTCACCGCGTGATGCCAGTTTTGCGCTGGCCTACGCACTGACCGACAGCAGCCCCGACAAGGAACTTCAGGAAGCCGTGAAGAACGGAAAGCTCAACACGCGCGAGGATTACCGACGCGAAGTAGAGCGCATGCTCAAGGTTCGCAGCCAGTATTACATCGTCGACGAAACGGTGGAGCGAGGTGGGCACGACAGCTTCACCGATCTCCCCATCCGAAAACTCCGCTTCTTCCGCGAGTTCTTCGGCTATCCGGCCATGCAGTCGATCTTTAAGGACAACAAGCGATTTGGTGGAAACTACGTGAATGCCGCCGGGCGGATCGTCAGCGAAGCCGACATGCTTGTGGAGTACATCCTCAAGCAGGATCAGAACGTGTTTGAACGCCTGCTGACCACGGAAGACTTTTACGTCTACCACAGCGGCGACGACAAGGCGATGGCCGCCTCGACGGCACTCATCCGTAGCATCTACGACTACTTCAAGGACAAAGACTGGAAGAACTTCAACGACGATCAGTTGAGGGCCCACATCCCGTTCCTCAAAGCCAATCCGATGCCCGGCCTGAATCTGGACGCCATCGGCAAAGTCGGCGGCCGGTCGAATCAGCTCAAGATCTTCAAAGACATGATGGCCAACTACGCGCAGCGGCTCGGCAAAGGCGAGACCGTCACCGCGCCGTTCTCATCGGTCTTCGGAGTTCCCAGTGCCGCCAAAACTCGCACCGGAAAACAGCTCGGCGGTTCCGAGGTGGCCAAGGCCTTCAATCTTGATATGGTCAGTTGGAACTACCCAACCGCCCAGCCCGCGAAGATGGAGCATCGCAAGGGCATCCTCACCCATCCCGCCTGGCTCATCGCGTTTGCCGCAAACACCGAAACCGATCCGATCCGCCGCGGCAAATGGGTACGAGAAAAGCTCCTCGCCGGCACCATTCCCGATGTTCCGGTTACGGTCGATGCAGTGATTCCCGAAGATCACCACAAGACCCTGCGGCAACGCCTCGACAAGGTCACCCAGGCTGAGTACTGCTGGAAGTGCCACGAACGCATGAATCCGCTCGGCACCGCTTTCGAAATCTATGACGATTTCGGTCGCTTTCGCACGCAGGAGTCACTTGAACATCCGGACAACCTGATCAAAAAGATGCCCGACAAAGGCGCTCCCGAGGCTGACCTACGCGACATCTACAAGACACTTCCGGTGGATGCCAAAGGCCAGCTCGTCGGCACCGGCGACGCCAAACTGGATGGCGATGTCAGCAACGCAATCGAATTGACCGAGCGACTGGCGAAATCCGCCAAAGTTCGCCAGTCGATCATCCGCCATGCGTTCCGATACTTCCTTGGTCGCAATGAAGTGCTCTCAGACTCAAAAACCCTGATCGACGCCGACCAGGCTTATGTTAAAAGTGGCGGCAGCTTTGATGCCGTCATCGTTTCGCTCCTGACCTCCGACTCTTTCATCTACCGCAAACCGATCACCGACGGGAACAACCCATGA
- a CDS encoding AIR synthase-related protein has product MTDSASPGGLSYESAGVNYDQLDAFKRACQQAAGQTVSALAAHGLLEPAGIRGESAYLLDAGDHYLAHVEEGLGTKNLIADDMLRLTGRSFYANVGIDTVATIVNDLITVGAVPISVAMHAAVGDAAWFEDPRRSVELAKGFAAACLEAGAVWGGGETPTLRGIVNPSTIVLAGSAIGRIKPKSLRVGGDVRDGDAIVFLASSGVQTNGLTLCRKLADGLADGYLTPLSDGRTYGEALLDPSVIYVKFVSALQRAGVPIHYAVHVTGHGWRKLMRLVEPFVYRIRVVREPQPVFRFIQRHGPVDEREAYATFNMGVGFAVYVDPGDVPAALELAKANGYDAWVAGEVCKQGDRKAVEIEPLNVSFEADSLKVR; this is encoded by the coding sequence ATGACCGATTCCGCCTCGCCGGGCGGGCTCAGCTACGAGTCGGCCGGCGTAAACTACGACCAGCTTGACGCCTTCAAACGTGCCTGCCAGCAGGCGGCGGGACAGACCGTCTCGGCGCTCGCGGCGCACGGGCTTCTGGAGCCGGCGGGCATCCGCGGGGAAAGCGCCTACCTGCTCGACGCCGGCGACCACTACCTCGCCCATGTGGAGGAGGGGCTCGGCACCAAGAACCTGATCGCCGACGACATGCTTCGACTGACGGGCCGGTCGTTCTACGCGAACGTGGGGATCGATACCGTCGCGACGATCGTCAACGACCTGATCACGGTGGGTGCGGTGCCGATCTCCGTCGCGATGCACGCCGCGGTCGGCGACGCGGCGTGGTTCGAGGATCCGCGGCGGTCGGTGGAACTGGCCAAGGGTTTCGCGGCGGCATGCCTGGAAGCCGGCGCGGTCTGGGGCGGCGGCGAGACGCCGACGCTCCGCGGGATCGTCAACCCTTCGACCATTGTCCTGGCCGGCAGCGCGATCGGACGCATCAAGCCCAAGTCCCTTCGCGTCGGCGGCGACGTGCGGGACGGGGACGCGATTGTTTTCCTGGCGTCGTCCGGCGTGCAGACCAACGGCCTGACGCTGTGCCGGAAACTCGCCGACGGCCTTGCCGACGGGTACCTCACGCCCCTGAGCGACGGCAGGACGTACGGTGAAGCGCTGCTCGATCCGTCGGTGATCTATGTGAAGTTCGTGTCGGCGCTGCAGCGGGCGGGCGTGCCGATCCACTATGCGGTGCACGTGACCGGGCACGGCTGGCGGAAGCTGATGCGGCTCGTCGAGCCGTTCGTCTATCGCATCCGCGTGGTTCGCGAGCCCCAGCCGGTGTTCCGCTTCATCCAGCGGCACGGTCCGGTGGACGAGCGCGAAGCGTACGCCACGTTCAATATGGGGGTCGGGTTCGCGGTGTATGTCGATCCCGGTGATGTGCCCGCGGCGCTGGAACTGGCCAAGGCGAACGGCTACGACGCCTGGGTGGCTGGTGAGGTGTGTAAGCAGGGTGACCGCAAGGCGGTGGAGATTGAGCCGTTGAACGTGTCGTTTGAGGCCGATTCGCTGAAAGTAAGGTGA
- a CDS encoding acetyltransferase encodes MDVVIIGAGGHGKVIADILRAASLAGTCDARLIGFLDADPSLRGKLVADLPVLGPVNQLTKLWQQKVRHAVVAIGDSRTRRRHGDLLREYGFEAINAIHPSAVVSPTAVLGHGIVICAQAAVCTEARIGDFAIINTGSVIDHECRIGIGVHIAPGAHLAGRVNVQDEAFVGIGANIIQCLNIGAGSVVGAGAVVTRDVPPGVTVVGVPARVIEVEEEISGNEAGGKATI; translated from the coding sequence ATGGATGTCGTGATCATTGGCGCAGGCGGGCACGGGAAGGTGATCGCGGACATCCTGCGCGCGGCGTCGCTGGCCGGAACTTGCGACGCCCGGCTGATCGGATTTCTGGATGCCGACCCCAGTTTACGGGGTAAGCTGGTGGCGGATCTTCCGGTGCTGGGGCCGGTGAACCAGTTGACGAAATTGTGGCAACAGAAGGTCCGGCATGCAGTTGTGGCGATCGGCGACAGCCGGACACGTCGGCGGCATGGGGACCTGCTCCGCGAGTACGGGTTCGAGGCGATCAACGCGATTCATCCGTCGGCGGTGGTCTCGCCGACCGCTGTTTTGGGGCACGGAATCGTTATATGTGCCCAGGCGGCGGTTTGTACCGAGGCACGGATCGGGGATTTTGCGATTATCAATACCGGTTCGGTGATCGATCACGAGTGCAGAATCGGAATTGGGGTGCATATTGCACCCGGCGCGCACCTGGCGGGTCGCGTCAACGTACAAGATGAAGCATTTGTCGGAATCGGTGCCAACATCATCCAGTGTCTGAACATTGGTGCCGGGTCGGTTGTTGGTGCCGGTGCGGTGGTGACCCGCGACGTGCCGCCGGGTGTGACGGTGGTCGGAGTTCCGGCGAGGGTCATCGAGGTCGAGGAAGAGATTTCCGGCAACGAGGCCGGCGGGAAAGCGACGATATAA
- a CDS encoding DUF1552 domain-containing protein, with the protein MKSRRDFLRSTILGAGALSLTPCLKSFAGEAATSGFPKRFVFIRKSNGERPNEVALPTLSAKDKSSEEKKLPFEVDLRDHELPLYLRALEKHKSNMCILQGLSCMMSENGHYSFSSVMGAYKSNRNSLSGIKRATIDFELAKLFPSPFGHVELSLTGDYSTFRTGIVSGYSASAAHQRNYCYADPQTAFNELFRSVTNPGAVESDNAMLKFLESEESFKAGILQGYEKLKLSNHIDSIEAIQARNQKLSKMAGSIARHIPQIGKIHADGGPNASYPEKQEAMTEILIAALITGLTNVVTYTIDELSTPVRGLPGNESDRISIHAIGHNESYSGVPADKIRENIRIGHIQQVARIVERLKATPEGNGTLFDNTMIMYFPEGGETHHGWGFEAPFVIMAGNNCKLDMAGRYIRLPYHGTEGHKTIGNWYTTLLNAHGNPIKHYGDFDLEMSRKKLDQAGPIKRFLA; encoded by the coding sequence ATGAAAAGCCGACGAGACTTCCTTCGATCCACGATTCTGGGCGCCGGTGCACTTTCGCTGACACCGTGCCTGAAGTCGTTCGCCGGTGAAGCCGCGACCAGCGGATTTCCGAAGCGGTTCGTCTTTATCCGCAAGTCCAATGGCGAGCGCCCCAATGAGGTTGCTCTGCCGACGCTCTCGGCAAAGGATAAGTCCTCGGAAGAGAAGAAGCTGCCGTTTGAGGTGGACCTGCGCGACCACGAACTACCTCTGTATCTGCGCGCTCTGGAGAAACACAAATCCAACATGTGCATCCTGCAGGGCCTTTCCTGCATGATGAGCGAGAACGGCCACTACTCGTTCTCGTCCGTCATGGGCGCGTACAAGTCGAATCGCAATTCGCTGAGCGGCATCAAGCGCGCCACGATCGATTTTGAGTTGGCCAAGCTCTTCCCGTCGCCGTTCGGGCACGTCGAGCTCTCGCTCACCGGCGACTATTCCACGTTCAGGACCGGGATTGTCTCCGGCTATTCCGCTTCTGCCGCCCACCAGCGGAACTACTGCTACGCCGATCCTCAGACCGCCTTCAACGAGCTCTTCCGTTCCGTCACCAATCCCGGCGCTGTCGAATCCGACAATGCCATGCTGAAGTTCCTCGAAAGCGAGGAATCCTTTAAAGCAGGCATCCTGCAGGGCTACGAGAAGCTCAAGCTCAGCAACCACATTGATTCCATCGAGGCCATCCAGGCGCGCAACCAGAAGTTGTCGAAGATGGCTGGTTCCATCGCCAGGCACATCCCGCAGATTGGCAAGATCCACGCTGATGGCGGCCCCAATGCCAGCTACCCCGAAAAGCAGGAAGCGATGACCGAGATTCTCATCGCCGCGCTCATCACCGGTTTGACCAATGTCGTGACCTACACGATTGACGAGCTATCCACGCCTGTGCGGGGATTGCCCGGTAACGAGTCCGACCGTATTTCAATCCACGCCATCGGTCACAATGAAAGCTACAGCGGCGTTCCGGCCGACAAGATCCGCGAGAACATTCGCATCGGGCATATCCAGCAGGTGGCTCGTATCGTCGAACGGCTCAAGGCAACGCCCGAGGGCAATGGCACCCTGTTCGATAACACGATGATCATGTACTTCCCCGAGGGCGGCGAAACGCATCACGGATGGGGTTTCGAAGCACCCTTCGTCATCATGGCGGGTAACAATTGCAAGCTCGACATGGCCGGCCGCTACATTCGCCTTCCCTATCATGGAACCGAGGGGCACAAGACGATCGGCAACTGGTATACAACGCTGCTGAACGCGCACGGCAATCCGATCAAGCATTACGGCGATTTCGACCTCGAAATGTCTCGTAAGAAGTTGGATCAGGCCGGGCCGATCAAACGGTTCCTCGCTTGA
- a CDS encoding ankyrin repeat domain-containing protein, which translates to MNTQFQGWKRVKSAPPTADGRKGGKAFRGHLALGVLAGLLGTGCSGGGAFDPTEPVMKPRKPYVAQGGARQTSPKTGTSSTQTKASSGVAVASADATTSADAMPTVSPVTPVATATPVKPVVAVPTTRPLPEPVPTVTPPDNRVVSAPPVATPPVAIPPVAAPSVAETPAAAGKSVDLDPNPRPRNPLARIDAGVSPAAVPSTNVEATTVSQSPTLAVTPAPTPAAADQGSPVAVEPTTAKPDIGPIQAAPYNPAPQATVAPAVAVAKPVDPETQKIRDRLAQVRSELEKGRDVNEKDDNGRTLLQQAALAGEQAVVELLLDWGASVKAVDRQGWTALHWAASSGHPEICELLIACGTPVDSRGFLDETPLYWASVFDRQHAVELLLARGAKVNAADKRGKSPLHAAVEGDARATATILLAQGADVAARDESGLTPLHQVVFRLRKTLLGLAEEPSTEATSTSGSPAAEVALERDHQRKLAITSAREMARLLLSQGADVNASTAAGVTPLHLAAWDDTKEIADVLIAAGAKVSAKDSRGRTPGDYASQRGQKRVLPLLAAKAR; encoded by the coding sequence ATGAACACGCAATTTCAAGGATGGAAGCGCGTCAAATCAGCCCCACCGACTGCCGACGGCCGGAAAGGCGGCAAGGCTTTTCGAGGCCATCTGGCGCTGGGCGTCTTGGCCGGACTTCTGGGAACCGGGTGTTCGGGTGGCGGGGCGTTCGACCCGACCGAGCCGGTGATGAAGCCGCGCAAGCCTTATGTCGCCCAGGGCGGGGCGCGACAGACCAGTCCCAAGACGGGAACTTCAAGCACACAGACCAAGGCTTCAAGCGGCGTCGCGGTGGCGTCGGCGGATGCGACGACCTCCGCGGATGCGATGCCGACGGTATCACCCGTGACACCGGTCGCGACGGCGACGCCGGTGAAGCCCGTTGTCGCGGTGCCGACGACCCGGCCTTTGCCGGAGCCCGTGCCAACGGTTACGCCACCGGACAACCGCGTGGTTTCGGCGCCGCCCGTCGCGACGCCTCCTGTCGCAATCCCTCCGGTCGCCGCACCATCGGTCGCCGAGACGCCCGCGGCGGCCGGTAAGTCCGTTGATCTGGATCCGAACCCCCGGCCGCGGAATCCGCTGGCGAGGATCGACGCCGGCGTGTCTCCGGCAGCGGTGCCGTCGACGAATGTTGAGGCGACGACCGTGTCGCAGTCTCCGACGCTGGCGGTGACGCCGGCTCCGACCCCCGCGGCAGCAGATCAGGGTTCGCCGGTAGCGGTCGAGCCGACGACGGCCAAGCCGGACATCGGACCGATTCAGGCCGCCCCGTACAACCCAGCGCCGCAGGCGACAGTGGCCCCCGCGGTCGCGGTCGCCAAGCCGGTTGATCCTGAAACGCAGAAGATCCGCGACCGGCTCGCGCAGGTCCGGAGTGAGCTGGAGAAGGGCCGCGACGTCAACGAAAAAGACGACAACGGCCGAACCCTGTTGCAGCAGGCGGCGCTGGCGGGCGAGCAGGCGGTTGTCGAGTTGCTCCTGGACTGGGGCGCGAGCGTCAAGGCGGTCGATCGCCAGGGCTGGACCGCGCTGCACTGGGCCGCCAGCAGCGGGCATCCGGAAATCTGCGAGTTGCTGATCGCTTGCGGGACGCCGGTCGATTCCCGCGGCTTTCTCGACGAAACACCGCTCTATTGGGCGTCGGTGTTCGATCGCCAGCACGCGGTCGAACTGCTGCTGGCTCGGGGCGCTAAGGTGAACGCGGCGGACAAGCGCGGCAAGAGCCCGCTCCACGCCGCCGTCGAAGGCGATGCCCGCGCGACGGCGACGATCTTGCTCGCCCAGGGTGCCGACGTGGCGGCGCGGGACGAATCGGGGCTGACGCCGCTGCATCAGGTCGTGTTCCGCCTCCGCAAGACGCTCCTGGGCCTGGCCGAAGAACCCTCGACCGAGGCGACCAGCACCTCGGGATCGCCGGCAGCGGAAGTCGCCCTGGAGCGCGACCATCAGCGCAAGCTGGCGATCACATCCGCGCGGGAGATGGCACGGCTGTTGTTGTCTCAAGGGGCCGACGTGAACGCCTCCACTGCCGCCGGAGTAACACCGCTGCACCTTGCGGCCTGGGACGACACCAAGGAGATCGCGGACGTGCTGATCGCCGCTGGTGCCAAGGTGTCGGCAAAGGACAGCCGCGGCCGAACGCCCGGCGATTACGCGAGCCAGCGCGGGCAGAAGCGCGTGCTGCCGCTGCTGGCAGCCAAGGCGAGGTAA
- a CDS encoding STAS domain-containing protein gives MSHDWFAVSQEGVVQVLALAVPFHVDSADFDRLHDAIMSAVEVRVGSKWVIDLAGLHYMGSSVLGLMVNLRQRVRQGGGKLVLCGMNPKLHQVFRTCSLEKLFVIRTDRDDAVEAVTR, from the coding sequence ATGTCGCACGACTGGTTTGCCGTATCGCAGGAAGGCGTCGTGCAGGTGCTCGCACTGGCAGTGCCGTTCCATGTGGACTCGGCGGATTTCGATCGGCTGCATGACGCGATCATGTCGGCGGTCGAGGTCAGGGTCGGCTCGAAATGGGTGATCGACCTGGCCGGGCTGCATTACATGGGCAGTTCGGTGCTCGGGCTGATGGTCAACCTTCGCCAGCGGGTCCGCCAGGGCGGCGGAAAGCTGGTGTTGTGCGGGATGAACCCGAAGCTGCACCAGGTGTTTCGCACGTGCAGCCTCGAGAAGTTGTTCGTGATCCGCACCGACCGCGACGACGCGGTGGAAGCGGTCACGAGGTAG